The segment TGACCCTGTGCCGTACCTCAAAACTCCTTTGCCAGTGGTTCCACCTTGTCCAGCCCcttgaccccccgcccccagtgagCACCCCAGCAGATCAGACATCCTCCACCCTCCAACCCACCCTTCACCCGTCTGCCTTCCCCTCCAAACTGCATCTGCCCACTACTTTGCTCCAGTGGGGTCAGTCACCAGCACCCTATTTAGAACAAATGGGTATTGGAGGCATGAGAGAAAATTAACTTGACTGTGTCTAAAGTATACaaatggggggggcggggctggagtgatagcacagcaggcagggcatttgccttgcacgcagccaacctgggttcgaatcccagcatcttatatggtcccctgagcaccgccaggagtaattcctgagtgtagaaccaggagtaacccctgtgcatcactgggtgtgacccaaaaagcaaaaaaaaaataaagtatacaaACGGGCTTTGTTCTCTAACACAGCTCTGAAAAAAACTCCCTTCAGTGACCAGCTTCTCCTGGACTTCAAACGGGACAAAAGCACTTGTCCCGAGTGCTGGCAGGCAGGAAGCACCATTTCAGCTCCCCTGCCCGGTGGCCTCCTGGGCTCCCCACAAACACTGTCTTACTGCCCTGTGTCCCGGCTTCCAGACATATAATTCCAGGAAGTCAGAAAAGAGCCTGAGACTCTCCGCTTAACCATCATCCACTGAAATGTAATTACTGTGCTCTGCACTTGAGCTGCTAGAGGCTGTATTTTTAGAATGTTGAGGAGACTAattgatcttattttttttctttttgggtcacacctggcgatgcacaagggttactcctggctctgcattcaggaatcactcctggcggtactcaggggaccatatgggatgctgggaatcaaacccaggtcgaccgcgtgcaaggcaaacgccctacccgctgtgctatcgctccagccccctaattgaTCTTATTTTTGAGAAGCTTCAAGTCATGAGCAGTTTGGGAGAACTGTGTGGGGAGACGGTCCATGCCCAGCTCGGTGCCACCCCGTCACAGCCTGATGGGGGCCAGGAATTGTCCGGGCCGGGGCTGCATCCATGAGGCCTCGGGGACAGAGCCATGACCCGGAGGTCCCAGGGGACTGGAGTCCACCTCACGTGGCCTCTCACCATCCCCAGCTGCTCCCAGGCCAGTGGCAGGTTCCTTTTCCATCTCCTGTGGGAAAGGAGGGCCTTCCTCTCCTATTCGGGATGAGGAATCCAGTCTCCATGTGCTATTTGGTTTGCCtcttggaccacaccctgtgcgTCTGGGATCAACCGCAGGCCATCCCATGCAAAGGACATTGCCCTTCAGCCACGcttcagccccgtgcaaggctaAACTCGGGGGAGAGGCGGGTGGGCTGTGGGTGGTGTTCAACAGGCCTGCCCTCGACCAACAGTCCACACCCCAACACTGGCGGCGCTGTGTCCTCACGGCCACGAGGGGGTAAGAGCATCCAGGTACCGCTGTGGAAGCTGAGGGGGTGCTGGCTGCCACTCCAGGGAGGGCGGGACACGGCTCTGCCTGCTGTTGTACTATTGGCAAAGACTCTGCTCAGTCCTTGACAGTGGGGCCCGTCACAGCAGCCTGGGTCTAGGGGCCTGAAGGAtggtctcttttcttttggggaggccacacccagtggtggtttctcctggctctgtactcagggctcactcctcacaTGCCTCAGGGACCCAtcagggacggaacccaggtcagctacgtgcaaggcaagcaccctccccgctgtaaaGTCTGTTTTCTAACAACACAAGCAAGGGCACGAGAAGCTActtgtatggggtgccagaagaTAAAATGGGGGAAGGCTCTTGCTTGGGTGTGAGATCCCCAgcacatacagtctcccaagcaacACTGCCTGCACCCTagagctgcccccagcccccagcaccagggtGTCCCTGGGACCCTAGTTCTAGAGAGCCTGAGCGGTACCACAGCCGCAGACCCTCCCACTGAACCATCCTGGGGGCTGGCTAGGATTGGGAAACCCCAACCCCAAACAGGAGagaccttctggggctggagaatagcTCATGGGGTGAGGCCCGGCTCTGTGCCCCAGCTGCACCGggtcccctaagcaatgccaggaggagatgctgagcactgtcaagtgtgaccGAGAACAAACACATTCGGAATCTTGCCAGAACAAAGAGGCAGAGTTACCGTCAGAGACAAACAGTCCCTTCCGGGGCAGCACCGGGGGAACCGAGGGACGACGTGCGTCCTGTCCAGGCCTTTTCCTCCacccagtgctcggggcaccgCCACAGACCAGCCTGCCACCAGCCGGGACAGACCCAGGCCAGGAGAGGGGGGCTAATGTCCCCGCCTGTATCCAACCGGCTTTTCCAGAAGCCCCCAAGCCTGTGTCTCGGTTGTAGGAAGGGGTGAGCAGGGGACCCTGCTCACCACCACAGACTCCCCTTCGGGAAGTGCTCCGAGCAGGGGGACCATGGGAAAGAGCTGAGAAGTCTGTGGCAGCCACTGAGAAGAGGGTGGTGTGAGGGGACGCGGGGGTCCGGGAGACCCACAGTCACCGCCTCCTAGCTCAGACACTCGAGGCTGCATCTTGCAGGTGGCAAAGGGGGCTGAGGGTGGCCAGGAGGGGTGGAAGGAAGCACCCAGGAGGcacagccccccaggcccccctgtTCCAGTGACCCTGTTCCAGTGACCCAGAGCACCCCAGCGTCACCTCCCTCTCGGCCCTGCGGGGCGTGCGCACCCCGCTCCGGTTACCTTCTCTGTGGCTGAGCTTCTCCCCCAGTTTCGTGAGCTTGGCCCGGAGCTCGGATGCCATGATGTACCCTTTCTTCTCCTTGTCGGCCATGAGCAGGGCCAGAAGAATCTCCTTCTTGGGGTCTTCCTGTTTCATCTGTGCGTGCATGATGGCCAGGAATGTGGAGAAATCCAGCTCCCCCTGCCTGTCTGGGGACCCCAGATAGCAGGGTGTAAGCGGCCAGGGGTTGAGACACCTCCAGACCCACCTCCACGGTCAGCTCGGGGGCCTTGAGTGCAGGGCTCCCCAGGAGCGGGCAGCTCAGCCCACTGTGCCGTGTCCCCACAGGCCGACCCCCACGGCCCTCCCCATGGCCCCCAGGGACAGTTCAGCCTCTGCCCAGCCTGCCTGCTAAGGACTCAAACCCTCTCCTGCCCTGACCCAGGCTGTGGGTCCACCCCCGCCCTGCTGGCCCCCCACATCCACCCTGGCCGCTGCTGGCCTCCAGCTGCAGATATCAGCTTCCTGACGGACACCAAAggaaaccgccaggagtgagaaTGGGGTGTCCATCACTAAAGGCCCTgagtccagcccccagcactgctgccgGCCTCCAGGACACCCCAGCGGCCGGCAGGGCCCACTGCAGAGCTGAGGAGACCGACAGAGACAGGGGAGTCGCCGGGCTCACCCCCTCCTCTGGGCTCTCTTCCTTTGTGGGCATCTATGCCCAGCGAGGCTGGCACTCTgccagtctcacacacacacacacacacacacacacacacacacacacacacacactttcttataAAAAGAAAGGGAGTTTGTAGGGcctaacagcaggtagggcacctgccttgcatgcagctcacccaggttctatcctcggcatcccacagggtcccctaaaacaccgccaggagtgatccccaagcacagagccaggggtcagtcctgagcaccaccaggtgtggcccaaaaacaaagtgcTCCGTGTTGCCAATGTCAGAAATagaggagaggcaggagagagtaTAGCGGGCAGGAcccttccttgcacacagcccacctgcgtttgatgcccggcaccacatactgtcccctgagctgcccctgagtgcagagccagaggtcgccctgagcaccgctgggtgtggcctcccagccAAACATAAGTAAACAGATAACAAACATAAATACAGGAGACtgtgatgctggtgatcaaactcatCATAAAATAATTAACTGGGTGGGGATATGGCTTTAATGATAGCACTTGACTTCCATGGGTGagaccctgggttggatccctggcacctcgtggtcctctgagtacagagctgggagtagcccccaagcagtgtgtgtgtgtgtgtgtgtgtgtgtgtgtgtgtgtgtgtgtgtgtgtgcgcctccCCCAAAAACATTAACCGGAAGTGACTCAGAGGGCCAGAGTGCTGGTCTTGCTTGCTGCAACCTCAGGTTTGGTCCCGGGCACTGAATGGCTATCTGAACACTGCTGAGGGTGaattccaaaatgaaaaattattttttaaaaatactgaaaccTTAAAAGTCACTGGATTAGAAAAATACAGGAAACAACGCTAAAGAAGAAGCATCCAGAGAGAGCCCTGGGGAACGGGGCGGGCTGCCTTCTCACTGGCGCTTAATTTTCAGGCTATCGGCTAGGCTGTGACTCCAGCAGAGGCTTAAGAACCTGGCCTGTTGGCCCGTGGCTCTGAGAGGCCGGGGCTCGGCTGGTGCCTCCAGGTGGCCCTGCAAGTCCACGGGCAACCCAAGTTCTcaagggggggtggagggggtgggggtggggggaagcttcTAGCAGCAAATCATCCCATCACTGGGAGGCTGTGGATCTGTGGTCACCTGGCTAGAGGTGCCGGATCCCGGGGTCCCCTATGAGACAGGAGCCACACAGGTGCCGAGAAAACCACGAACAGGACAGCTCACGAGGTGTCACTGCGGCCCTGAGCTGTGGCTCCACCTGCTCCCCCAACCTGCCAGCTGCACCCACTCCACCACCACACCGGGTCCAACAGGGtcccctcccccgtgcccctcCCGCCTCTCGCCCTCGCCCCTCCCCTCACCGATGCCATGCGTCTGCAGGTGCCGCTGTGCCTCTCCAGGCGTGGGGCTGGCCCCCAGGCACCTCATCACCAGCAGGAGGTCGCTGGAGCGGATCTTGCCGCGCTGCTGCTTGTCGTACAGCGAGAAGCACTCCTTGTACTCTGCACAGAGTGAGACTTTGAGGggcgcccacccccacccgcccgaGTCCGATAGGCCTGAGCTCGGCCCCGCAGGCCAGGAGACCTGATACTGGAAAAGGGGGTTATCTGGTCTACCTATCTGCaaccgccccaccctgccctccttcctgctccccacttcctcccggctcccctga is part of the Sorex araneus isolate mSorAra2 chromosome 2, mSorAra2.pri, whole genome shotgun sequence genome and harbors:
- the CALML4 gene encoding calmodulin-like protein 4 isoform X2: MEAAGLLQGWGGRAPLDSGPALGGRGPRSARRGSRDEYKECFSLYDKQQRGKIRSSDLLLVMRCLGASPTPGEAQRHLQTHGIDRQGELDFSTFLAIMHAQMKQEDPKKEILLALLMADKEKKGYIMASELRAKLTKLGEKLSHREVDDLFREANIQPNGRVNYDEFIHKITIPVRDY
- the CALML4 gene encoding calmodulin-like protein 4 isoform X1; the protein is MANFLSQDQINEYKECFSLYDKQQRGKIRSSDLLLVMRCLGASPTPGEAQRHLQTHGIDRQGELDFSTFLAIMHAQMKQEDPKKEILLALLMADKEKKGYIMASELRAKLTKLGEKLSHREVDDLFREANIQPNGRVNYDEFIHKITIPVRDY